The proteins below are encoded in one region of Planctopirus limnophila DSM 3776:
- a CDS encoding Flp family type IVb pilin, with the protein MLRSFFRDESGFIVSAELVLIGTLVVLGMITGLVCLRSAVVDELASLGAAFRGMNQTYYTPAFFGCRKWWGRTSFTAGSFYSDGRYFASYPLATEIQGGWGTSDFVPAAPPVINTAPGDSKTVTPSPLTPQPEDCPPPAVTTPCDNCPPEGNVHGPVAPQFPQYGPDGKPFIPFGPSPQALPQF; encoded by the coding sequence ATGTTGAGGTCATTTTTTCGAGATGAAAGCGGTTTTATTGTCAGTGCCGAACTGGTACTGATTGGCACGTTGGTTGTTCTGGGAATGATCACAGGTCTTGTCTGTCTTCGTTCAGCTGTGGTCGATGAACTCGCTTCGCTGGGAGCCGCATTCCGTGGCATGAACCAGACCTATTACACGCCGGCATTTTTTGGTTGCCGCAAGTGGTGGGGACGCACCAGTTTCACAGCGGGTTCATTCTATAGCGATGGTCGCTATTTCGCATCGTATCCTCTAGCGACCGAGATCCAGGGTGGCTGGGGAACGAGCGATTTTGTTCCAGCCGCACCACCTGTGATCAACACTGCTCCTGGCGATAGTAAGACAGTAACACCCTCGCCCTTGACACCTCAGCCCGAAGATTGCCCGCCACCCGCTGTGACAACTCCTTGCGACAATTGTCCTCCCGAAGGAAACGTCCACGGCCCGGTAGCTCCGCAATTTCCTCAGTATGGGCCCGATGGCAAGCCGTTCATCCCCTTTGGCCCATCACCACAGGCATTACCACAGTTTTAA
- a CDS encoding sugar transferase, translating to MSATILEKPLSTIATPQDQISTTLPNPSARERDDHAGSDFADLYDQYVADDSTIPPQWLTQLKLEKTRRSTRCLSEGTRLAKRIMDIVGALVLIAATAPLMVLAAILVRVSSPGPIIFCQTRVGLNQRKSGRRDRRNQRQAALPPGVERRHPENNRRKEDGYGKPFTLYKFRTMRTDAEKNGAQFAVQGDPRVTPAGRFMRKTRLDELPQLWNVLKGEMSLVGPRPERPEFIEKLSAEIPNYINRLGLKPGLTGLAQVINGYDNDIESFRRKVNLDLLYLQNCSIWNDFKILLRTVRVVLTGSGAL from the coding sequence ATGAGCGCGACAATTCTCGAGAAGCCACTGTCCACCATTGCGACTCCTCAAGATCAGATCTCGACCACTCTGCCAAATCCGTCGGCCAGAGAACGGGATGATCATGCAGGAAGCGATTTTGCGGATTTGTATGATCAGTACGTGGCTGATGATTCGACAATTCCTCCCCAATGGTTGACACAACTGAAGCTGGAAAAAACCCGTCGAAGTACGAGGTGTCTCAGCGAAGGGACGCGCCTGGCCAAGCGGATAATGGACATTGTGGGAGCACTGGTATTAATCGCTGCGACCGCTCCGCTGATGGTGCTGGCAGCCATCCTTGTTCGAGTTTCTTCTCCTGGGCCGATTATCTTCTGCCAGACGCGCGTGGGATTGAATCAGCGGAAGTCGGGGCGTCGTGATCGCCGCAATCAAAGGCAAGCGGCTCTTCCGCCGGGTGTTGAACGACGTCATCCTGAGAACAACCGTCGGAAAGAAGATGGGTACGGAAAGCCGTTTACGCTTTATAAGTTTCGCACAATGCGCACAGACGCTGAGAAAAATGGTGCCCAGTTTGCAGTTCAGGGTGATCCTCGAGTGACACCGGCGGGACGGTTCATGCGGAAAACCCGCCTTGATGAACTGCCTCAGTTATGGAATGTGCTCAAGGGCGAAATGTCACTTGTTGGGCCACGTCCTGAGCGGCCGGAATTCATCGAAAAGCTCTCAGCTGAGATTCCCAACTACATCAATCGACTGGGGCTTAAGCCCGGACTGACCGGCCTGGCACAGGTGATCAACGGTTACGACAATGATATTGAAAGCTTTCGCCGCAAGGTGAATCTCGATCTGCTGTATCTGCAGAACTGCTCGATCTGGAATGATTTCAAGATTCTCCTGCGAACTGTTCGCGTGGTGCTGACAGGGAGCGGCGCGCTGTAA
- a CDS encoding serine hydrolase domain-containing protein produces the protein MCSAFTSITALADELKVDEVQRLIDAYTRKHPAAVVAAKIIRPAGDLYVTSGEFIPEEVLRTDKSSTERSDTQKPNDKPARSADEHSLFALASVTKTFTGVLLALLAEKQVLSLGDPAVDYLPQAWKLPSEHQAGIERKISLLELATHSSGLPVQPPDIVSFARQHQTENNPYSLYDRKALEQSLPGVKLSHPMGEKYLYSNLGMGLLGHALANATNTATFESALQTHLLEPLELHETRVHLTPEMQTRRVPTFNQQGIAAPTWSFATLEACGGLHSSIHDLTRWVKAHFPPPKDTENPNTDESLLPQRHSSPEISAAFANSLKTHFPQHPDPLSKKLQMGLGWHLITIPLPKNTMPDNHKNEHRPSRKRIAFHAGATTASRSFVALDAEHRVGVILLANVPHSLDDIGIQLMQRLLTHE, from the coding sequence ATGTGCTCTGCTTTCACATCGATCACAGCTCTGGCAGACGAACTGAAAGTCGACGAAGTGCAGCGGTTGATTGATGCCTACACCCGCAAGCATCCCGCTGCCGTTGTCGCAGCTAAAATCATCCGGCCCGCAGGTGACCTCTATGTGACTTCCGGAGAGTTCATTCCTGAGGAAGTCCTCCGAACTGACAAGTCCAGCACTGAAAGATCTGACACTCAAAAACCCAATGACAAACCAGCACGTTCCGCTGATGAACATTCCCTCTTTGCCCTGGCCTCGGTGACCAAAACCTTCACTGGGGTCCTTCTGGCACTTCTTGCCGAAAAGCAGGTTCTCTCCCTCGGGGATCCTGCCGTCGATTATCTGCCGCAAGCCTGGAAGCTCCCGAGCGAACATCAGGCGGGTATCGAGCGAAAAATCTCACTATTGGAACTGGCCACACACTCATCCGGCCTTCCTGTCCAACCGCCAGATATTGTGAGTTTTGCCAGGCAACACCAGACCGAAAACAATCCCTATTCTCTGTATGACCGCAAGGCTCTCGAACAGTCTCTTCCCGGAGTCAAGCTCAGCCATCCGATGGGCGAAAAGTACCTCTACTCGAATCTGGGGATGGGCCTGTTAGGGCATGCACTGGCCAATGCGACCAACACCGCGACCTTTGAATCCGCTTTACAGACTCATCTGCTGGAACCACTCGAGCTTCACGAGACGAGGGTCCATTTAACACCAGAAATGCAGACGCGACGAGTTCCGACTTTCAATCAACAAGGGATCGCTGCACCCACCTGGTCGTTTGCGACTTTAGAAGCCTGTGGCGGGCTCCACTCCTCCATCCATGATCTGACAAGGTGGGTCAAAGCCCATTTTCCACCCCCGAAAGATACTGAGAATCCCAACACCGACGAAAGCCTGCTTCCACAGCGACACTCTTCCCCAGAGATTTCCGCTGCGTTCGCCAACAGTTTAAAGACTCATTTTCCCCAACATCCCGACCCGTTGTCGAAAAAGCTTCAAATGGGACTGGGATGGCACTTGATAACCATTCCTCTGCCGAAAAACACGATGCCCGACAACCACAAAAATGAACATCGCCCCAGCAGGAAAAGGATCGCTTTTCACGCTGGGGCGACAACCGCCTCAAGAAGTTTTGTCGCTCTCGATGCCGAACATCGTGTCGGTGTGATTCTGCTGGCCAATGTCCCGCATTCGCTGGACGATATCGGCATCCAACTGATGCAGCGATTACTGACCCACGAATGA
- a CDS encoding ATP-dependent DNA ligase, giving the protein MRRFSQLFKELDATTRTSEKLAALERYFAQAEPVDAAWAVWFLSGHRPAQPVPVKRLRLWAAELAELPEWLFAECYEAVGDLAETIALLLPPPQESEDRPFSWWITQVLLKLRNAGESEQKLMLKHAWRSLGTTERFVWNKLITGGFRVGVSQQLIVRAISQVTGIAVPILSHRLMGNWQPTAENYRALIEPEGQELNISQPYPFCLAYPLEDEIQTLGATSDWQVEWKWDGIRAQVIHRQVMGFDGGEVFIWSRGEELITEAFPELIPEIEQLPLGTVLDGEILIIKEGQLQPFSQLQRRIGRKTVGKKLQQDVPAGMMIFDLLEHKGQDLRNEPLVRRRELLEKLFEGLPLTRLQLAPLIHESSWEEMANVRATSRERGVEGLMLKRKSSTYQAGRVRGDWWKWKIEPMTIDAVLVYAQRGHGRRASLYSDYTFAVWEGNVLVPFAKAYSGLTDDEMREVDKFVREHAIEKFGPVCSVKAELVFEIGFESLQESPRHKSGIAVRFPRMLRWRKDKTPLQADRMEEIRQMLRSMNLRADPQREDSSTLVARRKLKAPQSIRAESQLLLFGDDFDLMDDDPPEA; this is encoded by the coding sequence ATGCGCCGCTTTTCTCAACTTTTCAAAGAACTGGATGCGACGACACGCACCAGCGAGAAGTTAGCCGCACTGGAGAGATATTTTGCCCAGGCAGAGCCAGTCGATGCCGCTTGGGCCGTTTGGTTTTTGAGTGGCCATCGCCCGGCGCAGCCTGTTCCGGTGAAGCGTCTGAGGCTCTGGGCAGCCGAACTGGCTGAACTTCCTGAGTGGTTGTTCGCTGAATGCTATGAAGCGGTGGGTGATCTGGCCGAGACGATTGCGCTGCTGCTTCCGCCACCTCAGGAGAGTGAGGATCGACCCTTTTCATGGTGGATTACTCAAGTACTTCTCAAACTGCGCAATGCCGGCGAATCTGAACAGAAATTGATGCTCAAGCACGCCTGGAGATCGCTGGGCACGACTGAACGGTTTGTCTGGAACAAGCTGATAACGGGCGGTTTTCGTGTCGGGGTTTCGCAGCAACTGATTGTGCGGGCGATCTCTCAAGTGACAGGGATAGCAGTACCCATTTTATCTCATCGCCTGATGGGAAACTGGCAGCCGACAGCAGAAAACTATCGCGCCTTGATCGAGCCGGAAGGGCAGGAGCTGAATATCAGTCAGCCCTATCCGTTCTGTCTGGCTTACCCTTTGGAGGACGAAATTCAAACGCTGGGTGCGACCTCCGATTGGCAGGTTGAGTGGAAGTGGGATGGGATTCGAGCGCAGGTGATCCATCGACAGGTCATGGGTTTCGACGGTGGTGAGGTCTTCATCTGGTCGCGCGGTGAGGAGTTGATTACCGAGGCTTTCCCGGAGTTGATTCCTGAGATTGAGCAGTTGCCTTTGGGAACGGTGCTGGATGGAGAGATTCTGATCATCAAGGAAGGACAGCTTCAACCATTCTCACAACTGCAGAGGCGGATTGGCAGGAAGACCGTCGGGAAGAAACTGCAGCAGGATGTTCCTGCGGGAATGATGATTTTCGACTTGTTAGAGCACAAAGGGCAAGACCTGAGAAATGAGCCTTTAGTGCGCCGCAGGGAGTTACTGGAGAAACTGTTTGAGGGGTTGCCGCTTACTCGATTGCAGTTGGCACCACTCATTCACGAATCGAGCTGGGAAGAGATGGCGAATGTGCGGGCTACGAGCCGGGAGCGAGGTGTCGAAGGCTTAATGCTCAAGCGAAAGAGTTCGACTTATCAGGCTGGTCGAGTGCGTGGTGACTGGTGGAAGTGGAAGATCGAACCGATGACGATTGATGCCGTGCTCGTCTATGCCCAGCGGGGTCATGGGCGAAGGGCCAGTCTTTACAGCGATTATACATTTGCTGTCTGGGAAGGGAATGTGCTGGTACCGTTCGCCAAGGCGTATTCGGGTTTGACCGATGATGAAATGCGGGAAGTGGACAAGTTTGTTCGCGAACATGCCATTGAGAAATTTGGCCCGGTTTGCAGTGTGAAGGCTGAGCTGGTGTTTGAAATTGGCTTTGAAAGTCTTCAGGAGTCGCCCCGGCATAAATCCGGGATTGCCGTGCGATTTCCTCGCATGCTCCGCTGGCGAAAAGATAAGACACCACTGCAGGCAGATCGGATGGAAGAGATCCGGCAGATGTTGAGATCGATGAATCTCCGTGCCGATCCTCAGAGAGAAGATTCATCAACTCTGGTGGCCCGGCGAAAACTCAAAGCCCCCCAATCGATCAGGGCCGAGTCTCAACTGCTGTTGTTTGGTGATGATTTCGACTTGATGGATGATGATCCGCCGGAAGCATGA
- a CDS encoding BBP7 family outer membrane beta-barrel protein: MPVRYLFTTLCLLPLAMSSNAFAQDGSFPQADSVYGSGGYAQPSFGPGPQGQGQYGQGMMPQGPHGGYPNGYGPQGYSAPFPPAYGYPGNGFIDGNMPNTTYTQYPDDGGWMYADSPIEKALKNTFRHGFFRLEYLLWDVEDPGNTVVGTDLSGFRNNPGALIPATDLVTGALIGQGVVQNLDTISLKDNNGIRGTWGLPIFEGTLETSVFSLQTNTSSIVGGVQIPSGTGTLDGIFPLIPLDVDGSNALLSFDRSYQATLRTGIWGTEANYVVDAPDPNAFFQVRPMIGFRYMNFRETFSQVGVNTSAGEDPSDPAATTYTTTIDSSVNNNYYGPQVGLRAELVGKRFSLAAEPKALIGLNSYKATLSDQNVLEGEGLVSQTVTDTTFGPILDLQVSGKVHVTQNFSIFVSWEGMWTGMVSRPYMNVDYNATTQTNPPETNLRLNPRFTDAFLQGLTVGGEVRY, translated from the coding sequence ATGCCGGTGCGGTACCTTTTCACCACATTATGCCTGCTACCACTCGCGATGAGCTCGAATGCTTTCGCGCAGGATGGATCGTTTCCTCAGGCTGACAGCGTTTACGGCTCTGGGGGGTATGCCCAGCCATCGTTTGGTCCCGGCCCGCAAGGGCAGGGTCAATACGGGCAGGGGATGATGCCTCAGGGCCCGCATGGCGGGTATCCCAATGGATATGGCCCGCAGGGATACTCGGCGCCATTTCCACCAGCTTATGGTTATCCAGGGAATGGCTTCATTGATGGGAACATGCCGAATACGACTTACACGCAGTATCCGGATGACGGTGGCTGGATGTATGCCGATTCGCCGATCGAGAAGGCCTTGAAGAACACCTTCCGCCACGGTTTCTTCCGTCTCGAATATTTGCTCTGGGATGTGGAAGACCCTGGAAATACGGTCGTGGGTACTGATCTTTCGGGCTTTCGGAATAATCCCGGGGCATTAATCCCTGCGACTGATCTGGTGACTGGTGCACTCATTGGTCAGGGTGTGGTGCAAAATCTGGATACCATCTCGCTGAAGGATAACAACGGTATTCGTGGGACGTGGGGCTTACCGATTTTTGAAGGGACATTGGAAACCAGTGTCTTTAGTTTGCAGACAAACACTTCAAGCATTGTTGGTGGCGTGCAGATCCCATCCGGCACGGGGACATTGGACGGGATTTTCCCACTGATTCCACTGGATGTCGATGGCAGTAACGCACTTCTCAGCTTTGATCGTTCCTACCAGGCGACATTACGAACTGGCATCTGGGGGACTGAAGCGAATTATGTGGTCGATGCACCTGATCCAAATGCCTTCTTTCAAGTGCGACCCATGATTGGTTTTCGCTACATGAATTTCCGAGAAACATTTTCACAGGTCGGTGTAAATACATCGGCGGGTGAAGATCCTTCCGATCCTGCAGCGACGACCTATACGACGACGATTGATTCCAGCGTCAATAACAACTACTACGGGCCACAGGTTGGTTTGCGGGCCGAGTTAGTCGGCAAGAGGTTCTCATTGGCTGCGGAACCTAAAGCCTTGATTGGTTTGAACTCCTACAAAGCCACCTTGTCGGATCAGAATGTGCTTGAGGGCGAAGGACTTGTGAGTCAAACTGTCACAGACACAACCTTCGGTCCCATTCTGGATCTGCAAGTCTCGGGTAAGGTTCATGTCACGCAGAACTTCTCGATTTTTGTGAGCTGGGAAGGGATGTGGACAGGTATGGTCAGTCGGCCTTACATGAATGTGGATTACAACGCGACCACACAGACTAACCCTCCTGAGACAAATTTGAGATTGAATCCTCGATTTACAGATGCCTTCCTGCAGGGACTGACGGTCGGTGGTGAAGTTCGCTATTAA